In a single window of the Rhodoferax saidenbachensis genome:
- a CDS encoding polysaccharide deacetylase family protein: protein MNPVPRIPDSGRFAYSPIINRPDYVWPNGARLAVYIGFNLEHFAFGEGLGACIGPPSAQPDVLNYSWREYGNRVGAWRCLELFDQLGLPTGALINTALYDHCPELVQACVQRGDELIGHGHTNAARQSDLDEAGERALLAHCRERMAHESGAAPTGWLSPWISETRVTPDLLTETGYQYTLNWCHDDQPTRMQTRSGQSLWSIPYPQEVNDIPMVMGRQMDGCAFADLIVDNFDEMLLQSARQPLVMGIALHPYIVGQPYRLRHLRRALEHIARARDSGKLWITTPGAICQHMQHLTP, encoded by the coding sequence ATGAACCCAGTCCCACGCATTCCCGACAGCGGGCGCTTTGCCTACAGCCCCATCATCAACCGGCCCGACTACGTTTGGCCCAACGGCGCGCGGTTGGCGGTGTACATCGGCTTCAACCTAGAACACTTTGCCTTTGGCGAGGGCCTGGGTGCCTGCATCGGCCCGCCGTCTGCGCAGCCCGACGTGCTCAACTACAGCTGGCGCGAGTACGGCAACCGCGTGGGCGCGTGGCGCTGCCTGGAACTGTTTGACCAGTTGGGCCTGCCCACCGGCGCGCTGATCAATACCGCGCTGTACGACCACTGCCCCGAGCTGGTCCAGGCCTGTGTGCAACGTGGTGACGAGCTGATAGGCCACGGCCACACCAATGCGGCGCGCCAGTCGGACCTGGACGAAGCCGGTGAACGGGCACTCCTGGCCCATTGCCGCGAACGCATGGCGCACGAGAGCGGCGCGGCACCCACCGGCTGGTTGTCGCCGTGGATTTCCGAAACCCGCGTCACGCCCGATCTGCTGACAGAGACCGGCTACCAGTACACGCTGAACTGGTGCCATGACGACCAGCCCACGCGCATGCAGACGCGCTCGGGCCAGTCGCTGTGGTCCATCCCCTACCCGCAGGAGGTCAACGACATCCCCATGGTGATGGGCCGGCAGATGGACGGCTGCGCCTTTGCCGACCTGATCGTGGACAACTTTGACGAGATGCTGCTGCAGTCCGCACGGCAGCCGCTGGTAATGGGCATCGCGCTGCACCCCTACATCGTGGGCCAACCCTACCGGCTGCGGCATCTGCGCCGTGCACTGGAACACATTGCCCGGGCACGCGACAGCGGCAAGCTGTGGATCACCACACCCGGCGCCATCTGCCAGCACATGCAACACCTGACGCCATGA
- the ggt gene encoding gamma-glutamyltransferase, giving the protein MKQDTCATSTRGMVTSPHALASQAGLDVLARGGNAIEAAIAVTAALCVTYPHFCGFGGDAFMLIADASGHVQTISGIGQAAQNTAGYTQAIPTRGPRSMLTSAGTVDTLGQAFDISRSALAGTQNWETLLSPALQLARDGFAMTESERFWLDFRQSDAAAMPGVYPAFLNQGQVPANGYVRRQPALAATIETLAQRGPRDFYEGQLAARIAQGLADAGSPLTAADLARTRARIEAPLRVAYRGGTLLAHRPPTQGITTLEIMGILERFDMRSIAEGSADYYHLLAEAVKQAFIDRNRHVADPDHVDVPIERLLSTAHLDQRASAIRMDRALPWPHVFQQGDTVYIGATDQAGNAVSMLATIYFDWGSGVMVGDTGLLWHNRGASFSLDAQHPNCLAPGKRPFHTLNPGIYLKEGKPHILYGTQGADGQPQTLSAILTRMIDYGMDPLTALSRPRFLLGKTFSDARDTLKLEDDVPDAVFAELAARGHELSRLPAQSPLMGHPGAIVIDPLTGAMRGAHDPRSDGRALGLLITS; this is encoded by the coding sequence ATGAAACAAGATACCTGTGCGACCTCGACGCGCGGCATGGTAACGAGCCCGCACGCACTGGCCAGCCAGGCCGGCCTGGATGTGTTGGCCCGCGGTGGCAACGCCATTGAAGCCGCCATTGCCGTCACCGCCGCCCTGTGTGTGACCTATCCGCACTTCTGCGGCTTCGGCGGTGATGCGTTCATGCTGATCGCCGACGCATCGGGCCACGTGCAAACCATCTCCGGCATCGGCCAGGCGGCGCAAAACACCGCCGGGTACACCCAGGCCATTCCCACACGCGGCCCACGCTCCATGCTGACCAGCGCCGGCACGGTGGACACCCTGGGCCAGGCGTTTGACATCAGCCGCAGCGCGCTGGCCGGCACCCAGAATTGGGAAACACTGCTGTCGCCCGCGCTGCAACTGGCGCGCGATGGTTTTGCCATGACCGAGTCCGAGCGCTTCTGGCTCGACTTCCGCCAGTCCGATGCGGCCGCCATGCCGGGCGTCTACCCCGCCTTTCTGAACCAGGGCCAGGTGCCCGCTAACGGCTATGTGCGCCGCCAGCCCGCGCTGGCCGCCACGATAGAAACGCTGGCACAACGCGGCCCGCGCGACTTTTACGAAGGCCAGTTGGCCGCACGCATTGCACAAGGTCTGGCCGATGCGGGCTCACCCCTCACCGCCGCCGACCTGGCCCGCACCCGTGCGCGCATCGAAGCGCCGCTGCGCGTGGCCTACCGCGGTGGCACGCTGCTGGCGCACCGCCCGCCCACACAGGGCATCACCACGCTGGAGATCATGGGCATTCTGGAACGCTTTGATATGCGCAGCATCGCAGAGGGCAGCGCCGACTATTACCACCTGCTGGCAGAAGCGGTGAAGCAGGCCTTCATCGACCGTAACCGCCATGTCGCCGACCCCGACCACGTGGACGTCCCCATCGAGCGACTGCTGTCTACCGCGCACCTGGACCAACGCGCCAGCGCCATTCGCATGGACCGCGCCCTGCCCTGGCCGCATGTGTTTCAGCAAGGGGACACGGTGTACATCGGCGCCACCGACCAGGCCGGCAACGCCGTGTCCATGCTGGCCACGATTTACTTTGACTGGGGCAGCGGCGTAATGGTCGGCGACACCGGCCTGCTGTGGCACAACCGCGGCGCATCGTTCTCACTCGATGCCCAACACCCCAACTGCCTGGCCCCCGGCAAGCGACCGTTTCACACGCTCAACCCGGGCATCTACCTCAAGGAGGGTAAGCCGCACATTCTGTACGGCACGCAGGGTGCCGACGGCCAGCCACAGACCTTGTCCGCCATCCTGACGCGCATGATTGATTACGGCATGGACCCACTCACCGCCCTGTCACGTCCCCGCTTTCTGCTGGGCAAGACTTTCTCGGATGCGCGGGATACGCTCAAGCTGGAAGACGATGTACCGGATGCGGTCTTTGCGGAGCTGGCCGCACGCGGCCATGAACTGAGCAGGCTGCCTGCGCAAAGCCCGCTGATGGGACACCCGGGGGCTATCGTGATTGATCCGCTGACGGGGGCCATGCGGGGTGCACATGATCCGCGAAGTGATGGGCGGGCGTTGGGCTTGCTGATAACAAGCTAA
- a CDS encoding substrate-binding periplasmic protein: MKPLIACVLGLLLGSTAGATDIAIFSGDGSPPKMYVQEGKNRGILIDILQYADRHLQNDTLQLALYPWARAYLQAASGEGGIVGLSWTQRRDELFDYSDPLFFDEVVVVVRKGSEFPFKVLSDLHGRRVGIVRGASYGEAFERARDAGVIAVDEDNGASNRLNKLVAGRIDCALFNVGKAGFEETLRIHKEFLPFKDSLVVLSVPLRSDPNFLAFPKSMQMRSWLVEFNQIIKKGYARGDIAKIIAQNLGS; this comes from the coding sequence GTGAAGCCACTGATTGCTTGCGTGTTGGGATTGCTATTGGGCTCCACTGCAGGGGCCACCGATATTGCCATTTTCAGCGGCGATGGCTCACCCCCCAAGATGTATGTGCAGGAAGGCAAAAACCGCGGCATCCTGATCGACATCCTCCAATACGCTGACCGGCACCTGCAAAACGACACGCTGCAATTGGCGCTCTACCCTTGGGCCCGCGCCTACCTGCAGGCCGCGTCGGGAGAGGGCGGCATTGTGGGCCTGTCCTGGACACAGCGCAGGGACGAGCTGTTCGATTATTCGGACCCTTTGTTTTTTGACGAGGTCGTGGTGGTGGTGCGCAAGGGGAGCGAGTTTCCGTTCAAGGTCCTGAGCGATCTGCACGGCAGGCGTGTGGGCATTGTTCGGGGTGCCAGTTATGGCGAGGCCTTTGAGAGGGCCCGCGATGCGGGCGTGATTGCGGTGGACGAAGACAACGGGGCCAGCAACCGGTTGAACAAGCTGGTGGCCGGGCGCATCGACTGCGCGCTGTTCAATGTCGGCAAGGCGGGCTTTGAAGAAACCCTGCGCATCCACAAGGAATTTTTGCCATTCAAAGACTCCCTGGTGGTACTGTCCGTGCCGCTGCGCAGCGACCCGAACTTTCTGGCCTTTCCCAAGAGCATGCAGATGCGGTCCTGGTTGGTCGAGTTCAACCAGATCATCAAAAAAGGCTACGCGCGCGGCGACATTGCGAAAATCATCGCGCAGAACCTCGGCTCTTAG
- a CDS encoding substrate-binding periplasmic protein: MKKILSALLGLSLASAAWSVDLTIFGGDSSHPKMYLQDGKNRGILVDILQYADQELREDTLRIELFPWARAYRYASSGTGGIVGLSWTQERSALFDYSDPVYVDDVVIVVRKDKQFNFKDLSDLQSKRVGLGRGGSYGEAFEKAREAGLFVVDGDGGAIERVNKLVLGRLDCALFNAGKAGFEELLRSNKALEKLRDTLVVLPVPLRSDPNFLAFPKSMQMKPWLAEFNQIIKRGYARGDIPKIIAQNLGS; this comes from the coding sequence ATGAAAAAAATCCTCAGTGCCCTGTTGGGGCTGTCGCTCGCAAGCGCGGCCTGGAGCGTGGACCTCACCATCTTCGGTGGTGACAGCTCGCACCCCAAGATGTACCTGCAAGACGGCAAAAACCGCGGCATCCTGGTCGACATCCTGCAATACGCCGACCAGGAGCTGCGCGAAGACACACTGCGCATTGAACTCTTCCCCTGGGCCCGTGCCTACCGTTATGCCAGCAGTGGTACCGGGGGCATCGTGGGCCTGTCGTGGACACAGGAGCGCTCTGCGCTCTTTGATTACTCCGACCCGGTGTACGTGGACGATGTGGTGATCGTGGTGCGCAAGGACAAACAATTCAATTTCAAGGACCTGTCCGATCTGCAAAGCAAACGCGTCGGTCTGGGACGCGGCGGCAGCTACGGCGAGGCCTTTGAAAAAGCACGCGAAGCCGGCTTGTTTGTGGTGGATGGCGATGGAGGGGCCATCGAACGCGTCAACAAACTGGTGCTGGGCCGCCTGGACTGTGCGCTGTTTAACGCGGGCAAAGCCGGGTTTGAAGAACTTCTGCGCAGCAACAAGGCGCTGGAGAAGCTGCGCGACACGCTGGTAGTGCTGCCCGTACCGCTGCGCAGTGATCCGAACTTTCTGGCGTTTCCCAAGAGCATGCAGATGAAGCCCTGGTTGGCCGAGTTCAACCAGATCATCAAACGCGGCTACGCGCGCGGTGACATTCCCAAAATCATTGCGCAGAACCTCGGCTCTTAG
- a CDS encoding GlxA family transcriptional regulator, translating into MTLSVWMVLTPNVLMLDYAGPAEALRMASDMGAGLVLHTCAPQSAITTSLGTGLTGLEPLPKQLPPNSLVLVVGNSNEVEDYATEAAHQVVRWLQRAPQADTRLASICSGALLLAQAGCLAGRHCTTHHSLLADLRQAEPTATVEEDRIFVDDGKVLTSAGITTGIDLALYIVEQHAGPELAARVARRLVMYQRRGAHDQQMSPWLAHRNHMHPAVHRAQDAVARDPARMWSLEALAQEACVSPRHLSRLFALHTGISVVAYQQQLRIARAQELLAQDATLSQERLAQACGFASARDFRRVWQRCGGVVPAKSRGSAQ; encoded by the coding sequence ATGACGCTCTCGGTCTGGATGGTGCTCACGCCCAATGTGCTGATGCTGGACTATGCGGGCCCGGCAGAAGCGCTGCGCATGGCCAGCGACATGGGCGCGGGCCTGGTGTTGCACACCTGCGCGCCCCAGTCTGCGATCACGACATCGCTGGGAACCGGCCTGACCGGGCTGGAGCCGCTGCCCAAGCAACTGCCCCCCAACAGCCTGGTGCTGGTGGTCGGCAACAGCAATGAGGTGGAAGACTACGCCACGGAGGCCGCCCACCAAGTGGTGCGCTGGCTACAGCGTGCGCCGCAGGCCGACACACGCTTGGCCAGCATCTGCTCCGGCGCGCTGTTGCTGGCACAGGCCGGTTGTCTGGCAGGGCGGCACTGCACGACGCACCACAGCTTGCTGGCCGATCTGCGCCAAGCGGAGCCCACGGCCACGGTGGAAGAAGACCGCATTTTTGTCGATGACGGCAAGGTGCTCACCAGCGCCGGCATCACCACCGGCATTGACCTGGCGCTGTACATCGTGGAGCAACACGCCGGCCCCGAGCTGGCCGCCCGCGTGGCGCGCCGCCTGGTGATGTACCAGCGCCGCGGCGCACACGACCAGCAAATGTCGCCCTGGCTGGCACACCGCAACCACATGCACCCGGCGGTGCACCGCGCGCAGGATGCCGTGGCGCGTGACCCGGCACGTATGTGGTCGCTGGAGGCGCTGGCGCAAGAGGCCTGTGTGAGCCCGCGCCACCTGAGCCGCTTGTTTGCATTGCACACCGGCATCAGCGTGGTGGCCTACCAGCAACAGTTGCGCATCGCGCGTGCGCAGGAGTTGCTGGCACAGGACGCCACGCTCTCGCAAGAGCGCCTGGCACAGGCCTGTGGTTTTGCCTCAGCGCGTGACTTCAGGCGCGTGTGGCAGCGCTGTGGGGGTGTGGTGCCGGCTAAGAGCCGAGGTTCTGCGCAATGA
- a CDS encoding EamA family transporter — protein MRPRDLALALVVIVVWGVNFAVIKVGVAGIPPLLLGALRFMLAAFPALLFLRPPKVPLRLYLIYGMTISVGQFAFLFSAIYVGMPTGLASLVLQSQSFFTMLLAAWWLKEHWKANQMAGLLLAAVGLVLIGSAHGLSMPLAGFLLTVAAAVMWACGNIVTRAVGRYAPMNQLAFVVWASLVPPLPFLALSYWLEGPAAMAQAVQHINGTALAAIAYLAWAATLFGYGVWTQLLGRYPANRVAPFTLLVPVVGLTTGWLVFGEALTAIHYAGGALLMAGLLVNLFGAPLFARFARKT, from the coding sequence CTGCGCCCGCGCGACCTGGCGCTGGCGCTGGTGGTCATCGTGGTGTGGGGCGTCAACTTTGCCGTCATCAAAGTGGGTGTGGCGGGTATCCCGCCGCTGTTGCTGGGCGCGCTGCGTTTCATGCTGGCGGCGTTTCCGGCGCTGCTCTTCCTGCGCCCGCCCAAGGTGCCGCTGCGCCTGTACCTCATCTACGGCATGACAATTTCGGTCGGGCAGTTTGCGTTTCTGTTCTCGGCCATTTATGTGGGCATGCCCACCGGGCTGGCGTCTTTGGTGCTGCAGTCGCAGTCGTTTTTCACCATGCTGCTGGCGGCCTGGTGGCTCAAGGAACACTGGAAAGCCAACCAGATGGCGGGCCTGCTGCTGGCCGCCGTGGGGCTGGTACTCATTGGCAGCGCGCATGGGCTGTCCATGCCGTTGGCGGGTTTTCTGCTCACGGTGGCTGCCGCCGTCATGTGGGCCTGCGGCAATATCGTCACGCGTGCTGTGGGGCGCTACGCGCCCATGAACCAGTTGGCCTTTGTGGTCTGGGCCAGCCTGGTGCCACCGCTGCCGTTTCTGGCGCTGTCGTACTGGCTCGAAGGGCCTGCGGCCATGGCGCAAGCAGTGCAGCACATCAACGGGACGGCACTTGCCGCCATTGCCTACCTGGCCTGGGCAGCCACGCTGTTTGGCTACGGTGTGTGGACCCAGTTGCTGGGCCGTTACCCAGCCAATCGCGTCGCACCTTTTACGCTGCTGGTGCCTGTGGTGGGTCTGACCACTGGCTGGCTGGTGTTTGGTGAAGCGCTCACCGCCATCCACTACGCCGGTGGTGCGCTGCTGATGGCGGGCTTGCTGGTCAATCTGTTTGGTGCACCTTTGTTTGCCCGGTTCGCAAGGAAGACATGA
- a CDS encoding DUF1272 domain-containing protein: MLQLRPNCECCNVDLPPASTQAVICTFECTFCADCARDHLQGICPNCGGELVRRPIRPAAKLLNNPASTERVYKPQGCAAKVAGSAA, translated from the coding sequence ATGCTGCAACTGCGCCCCAACTGTGAATGCTGCAATGTGGACCTGCCGCCCGCGTCCACCCAGGCCGTGATCTGCACCTTCGAGTGCACCTTTTGCGCGGATTGCGCGCGTGACCATTTGCAGGGCATCTGCCCCAACTGTGGGGGTGAACTGGTGCGCCGCCCCATCCGGCCCGCAGCCAAGCTGCTGAACAACCCGGCCAGTACCGAGCGTGTTTACAAACCCCAGGGTTGCGCCGCCAAGGTTGCGGGCAGCGCTGCATGA
- a CDS encoding cysteine hydrolase family protein, translated as MSASTTALVIIDVQESFRQMPFWSETDVPAFQDALLRLEAGCRAQGVPVVHIFHVGQAGAFRQESGFVKPLPWLTGAPDVRFDKHTHNAFTDTGLDLWLRRKGVNKLLITGIRTEQCCETTTRVGSDLGYAVDFVTEATLTFPMTHAGSGRTYSTQEIKAHTELVLQDRFARLVDVDTCLAGLAA; from the coding sequence ATGTCCGCTTCCACCACTGCCCTGGTCATCATCGATGTACAGGAATCGTTTCGCCAGATGCCTTTCTGGTCCGAGACCGATGTGCCAGCCTTCCAGGACGCCTTGTTGCGCCTGGAGGCCGGTTGCCGCGCCCAAGGCGTGCCGGTCGTGCACATCTTTCACGTAGGCCAGGCCGGCGCATTCCGCCAGGAGTCGGGCTTCGTCAAGCCGTTGCCGTGGCTCACTGGCGCGCCCGACGTGCGCTTTGACAAACACACCCACAACGCCTTCACCGATACCGGTCTTGACCTGTGGCTGCGCCGCAAGGGCGTCAACAAACTGCTGATCACCGGTATACGCACCGAGCAGTGCTGCGAAACCACGACACGCGTGGGCTCGGACCTGGGCTACGCGGTCGATTTTGTGACCGAAGCCACGCTCACCTTCCCCATGACCCACGCAGGCAGTGGCCGCACCTATTCCACCCAAGAGATCAAGGCCCACACCGAGCTGGTGCTGCAAGACCGCTTTGCCCGCCTGGTGGATGTAGACACCTGCCTGGCCGGTTTGGCCGCCTGA
- a CDS encoding aldehyde dehydrogenase family protein encodes MKHTDPNSTIPFADLDQALATLAANKDAWVKTPVAERIAILAEIKERLMPVAQAWAETAGRKKGIPEGSPLVGEEWLSGPYTVLGYCNQMMLTLSQVDGKKHLDGLPVRQLSNGQTVARVLPHSLWDHLLLSGVKVDVWMEPGVTPQTLRANTAATYDAANPTHKQGKVALVLGAGNVAAIAPLDVFYKLFNENQVVILKMNPVNDYLIEFLEPAFKPLIDRGMVRIVRGGADVGQYLCNHALVDEIHITGSGASHDAIVWGVGEEGRANKAAGTPKNNRTIGSELGAVCPTIVVPGPWSAADIRFQAEQVATQKLHNSGFNCVACQILVVPQDWAQKTAFVQALEGVMASSNARTLYYPGAESRLEGFQSHSPSTKSVPRAGAAPVLVAPLDDNNAYARNTEVFAPALSVKELPGTDAVAYLKAAIEYANTELYGTLGANIVIHPATIAQIGRARFEELLIELRYGTIAINAWTGLGFLTPQATWGAFPGHTLDDVQSGIGVVHNTMLFDKPQRTVVEAPFRPFPRNLLSFSFTMLPRPPWFITNRKGAILGRLLVAFQYRPSLLKMPRIFLNALLG; translated from the coding sequence ATGAAACACACCGATCCCAACAGCACCATTCCTTTTGCCGACCTGGACCAGGCCCTCGCCACACTGGCTGCCAACAAGGACGCCTGGGTCAAGACCCCAGTGGCCGAGCGCATCGCCATCCTGGCCGAGATCAAGGAACGCCTGATGCCGGTTGCGCAGGCCTGGGCCGAAACCGCGGGCCGCAAAAAGGGCATTCCCGAAGGCTCCCCGCTGGTGGGCGAAGAGTGGCTCTCTGGTCCCTACACCGTGCTGGGCTATTGCAACCAGATGATGCTCACCCTGTCCCAGGTCGATGGCAAAAAGCACCTGGACGGCCTGCCGGTGCGCCAGCTCTCCAATGGGCAGACGGTGGCCCGTGTGTTGCCCCATTCCCTCTGGGACCATCTGCTCTTGAGCGGTGTAAAGGTTGACGTCTGGATGGAACCCGGGGTCACGCCGCAGACCTTGCGCGCCAACACGGCCGCCACCTACGATGCCGCCAACCCTACCCACAAGCAAGGCAAGGTGGCGCTGGTGCTGGGCGCTGGCAACGTTGCCGCCATTGCGCCACTGGACGTGTTCTACAAGCTCTTCAATGAAAACCAGGTCGTCATCCTCAAGATGAACCCGGTCAACGACTACCTGATCGAATTTCTGGAGCCTGCCTTCAAGCCGCTGATCGACCGCGGCATGGTGCGCATCGTGCGCGGTGGTGCCGACGTGGGCCAGTACCTGTGCAACCATGCGCTGGTGGACGAAATCCACATCACCGGTTCGGGCGCCTCCCACGACGCCATCGTCTGGGGCGTAGGCGAAGAGGGCCGTGCCAACAAGGCCGCAGGCACGCCCAAGAACAACCGCACCATTGGCTCGGAACTCGGCGCCGTGTGCCCCACCATCGTCGTGCCCGGCCCGTGGAGCGCGGCGGACATCCGTTTCCAGGCCGAGCAGGTCGCCACGCAAAAGCTGCACAACAGCGGCTTCAACTGCGTGGCCTGCCAGATTCTGGTGGTACCGCAAGACTGGGCCCAGAAGACCGCGTTTGTGCAGGCGCTGGAAGGTGTGATGGCCAGCTCCAACGCCCGCACGCTGTACTACCCCGGCGCCGAAAGCCGCCTGGAAGGCTTCCAGTCCCACAGCCCCAGTACCAAATCGGTGCCGCGCGCCGGTGCGGCCCCGGTGCTGGTGGCGCCGCTGGACGACAACAACGCCTATGCACGCAACACCGAAGTGTTCGCCCCGGCCCTGAGCGTGAAAGAGCTGCCCGGCACCGACGCTGTGGCCTACCTGAAAGCAGCCATTGAATACGCCAACACTGAGTTGTACGGCACGCTGGGTGCCAACATCGTGATCCACCCGGCCACCATTGCGCAGATCGGTCGTGCACGGTTTGAAGAGCTGCTGATCGAGCTGCGCTACGGCACCATTGCGATCAATGCTTGGACTGGCTTGGGTTTTCTCACACCACAAGCCACCTGGGGCGCGTTTCCCGGCCACACGCTGGACGATGTGCAAAGCGGCATTGGGGTGGTGCACAACACCATGCTCTTTGACAAGCCCCAGCGCACCGTGGTGGAGGCTCCCTTCCGCCCCTTCCCGCGCAACCTGTTGAGCTTCTCGTTCACGATGTTGCCGCGCCCGCCATGGTTCATCACCAACCGCAAGGGCGCCATTCTGGGGCGCCTGCTGGTGGCATTCCAGTACCGGCCCAGCCTGCTCAAGATGCCGCGCATCTTCCTCAACGCATTGCTGGGATAG
- a CDS encoding MAPEG family protein, whose product MTAIQALLGFAAWTLALVITVFLYRGLRFLGGTPINHWPRKAKPTDDAPFIGRLEDAHANCLENLPVFAVIVLVAAATGRLDTINALAPWVLYARIGQSAVHLSGVGAIQVLVRATFWAAQLVLMVWMLVKLLG is encoded by the coding sequence ATGACCGCTATCCAAGCCCTGCTGGGTTTTGCCGCCTGGACGTTGGCACTTGTCATCACCGTTTTTTTGTACCGAGGGCTGCGCTTTCTGGGCGGAACCCCGATCAACCACTGGCCGCGCAAGGCCAAGCCAACGGACGACGCGCCCTTCATCGGGCGCCTGGAAGATGCCCACGCGAACTGCCTGGAAAACCTGCCGGTGTTCGCCGTCATCGTGCTGGTGGCGGCCGCTACCGGTCGGCTGGACACTATCAACGCGCTGGCCCCGTGGGTTCTGTACGCGCGCATCGGCCAGAGCGCTGTGCACCTGAGCGGCGTGGGCGCCATCCAGGTGCTGGTGCGCGCCACTTTCTGGGCTGCGCAGTTGGTACTGATGGTGTGGATGCTGGTCAAGCTGCTGGGCTGA
- a CDS encoding DOPA 4,5-dioxygenase family protein has protein sequence MNSLQPSSITSWHAHVYFAADSREMAWTLRERIQVELAGFMEMGRFHEKPIGPHPMWSYQLALPSAHFSHVMGWLALNHGALDVFVHPNTGDALRDHRDCALWLGHSHTLNLAVFSA, from the coding sequence ATGAATTCCCTGCAACCCTCCTCCATCACCAGTTGGCATGCCCATGTGTATTTCGCCGCCGATAGCCGAGAGATGGCCTGGACGCTGCGCGAACGCATCCAGGTGGAGTTGGCCGGTTTCATGGAGATGGGGCGCTTTCACGAGAAACCCATAGGTCCACACCCGATGTGGAGCTACCAGTTGGCGCTCCCTTCAGCCCACTTCTCTCACGTAATGGGCTGGCTCGCGCTCAACCATGGCGCGCTGGATGTCTTCGTACATCCGAATACCGGCGATGCGTTGCGTGACCACCGCGATTGCGCGCTGTGGTTGGGCCATTCCCACACGCTGAACCTGGCCGTCTTCAGCGCTTGA
- the rpoH gene encoding RNA polymerase sigma factor RpoH gives MSALIATPNTAMAVANPWSLVPPLGNLDAYISAANRLPMLTLEEEQEFARKFKNDNDLEAAGKLVLSHLRLVVSVSRQYLGYGLPHGDLIQEGNVGLMKAVKRFDPDQGVRLVSYALHWIKAEIHEYILKNWRMVKVATTKAQRKLFFNLRSMKQRFKSDDAAADLGTHRETLNPEQIDAMARELKVKPEEVIEMETRLSGGDVLLDPSPSDDGEDAFGPIAYLTDTNHEPVAMIEARQRDVLATDGIATALNSLDARSRRIVEERWLKVNDDNSGGMTLHDLAAEYGVSAERIRQIEVAAMKKMKTALAAYA, from the coding sequence ATGTCCGCTTTGATCGCTACCCCCAATACCGCTATGGCCGTGGCCAACCCGTGGTCGCTGGTGCCGCCATTGGGGAATCTGGACGCCTATATTTCGGCTGCCAACCGCCTGCCCATGCTCACGCTGGAAGAAGAGCAGGAGTTCGCCCGCAAGTTCAAGAATGACAATGACCTTGAAGCTGCCGGTAAGTTAGTGCTCTCTCACTTGCGTCTGGTGGTGTCCGTATCCCGCCAATACCTGGGTTATGGCCTGCCCCACGGCGACCTGATCCAGGAAGGCAATGTGGGCCTGATGAAGGCCGTCAAGCGCTTTGACCCCGACCAAGGCGTGCGCCTGGTGAGCTACGCGCTGCACTGGATCAAGGCCGAAATCCACGAATACATCCTGAAGAACTGGCGCATGGTCAAGGTGGCCACCACCAAGGCACAGCGCAAGCTGTTCTTCAACCTGCGCTCCATGAAGCAACGCTTCAAGAGCGACGATGCCGCTGCCGACCTGGGCACGCACCGCGAAACGCTGAACCCCGAGCAGATCGACGCCATGGCGCGTGAGCTCAAGGTCAAGCCCGAAGAAGTCATCGAGATGGAAACCCGGTTGTCGGGCGGCGATGTGCTGCTGGACCCGTCCCCATCCGACGACGGCGAGGACGCGTTTGGCCCCATCGCCTACCTGACCGACACCAACCACGAACCCGTGGCCATGATCGAAGCGCGCCAGCGCGACGTGTTGGCCACCGACGGCATTGCCACCGCGCTGAACAGCCTGGACGCCCGCAGCCGCCGCATCGTGGAAGAGCGCTGGCTCAAGGTCAACGACGACAACTCGGGCGGCATGACGCTGCACGACCTGGCCGCCGAATACGGCGTGAGCGCCGAGCGCATCCGCCAGATCGAAGTGGCGGCCATGAAGAAAATGAAGACGGCGCTGGCGGCTTACGCCTAA